One Myripristis murdjan chromosome 18, fMyrMur1.1, whole genome shotgun sequence DNA window includes the following coding sequences:
- the LOC115376467 gene encoding uncharacterized protein LOC115376467, which produces MNMFRRDKGSAAPTPVVPPRPSTEELDNPVRHSLNKADAAIRPVPQDNNNEVTSESLPKAKRTGVMGVVQKVNPFKSTSQAPSTVNKAPSESLQQAAAPDSTQNPGMLKGVMQKVNPFKSASQVSSADSRAASSESLEQGSVADSAQVQNPGMLKGVIQKVNPFKSSSAQVSKEDPQNDSADPQEAGKLEGKQNPGMFVGMMQKVNPFKSSSQPQDTRSIHSDLSSSGGSLADNNNVPEKQNPGMFKGMMQKVNPFKSSTQMPKEDCQTDSADLQTGSSVKMQDTQSLHSDHSSSSGSLDDSTIDRHTIWYADTEASCEVKSQPPVAEKKRFGTFRIRRILPGALFSSGTKDSTKASSDSQPSPQEEAVEVQVLEMAEVPVPSEGAALDPLEDEDGLLSWWRTVEGWDEWNESNQAEEAEVVVEAAADRVFMAARLFVRLFNQRGASLQQRILELLAVADSADAFHKKTVTASVGGGVASVAGSVTTITGLILAPFTMGTSLIVTAVGIGVATAGGVTSASANITDTVHSKTDRKKVEKMIQDYQEEINDIKECLEFLQEGMETLEEWDFEAYCESISKKHLNQNVKHVMKEGGRAGKALMINTESLINTVQVLSVAGGAAKAAQVMSVTTGVMSGLFLALDVFFLAKDSMELKKGARTDFAAKIRDVCKELQDGLLELNRIKEELQKTMDGIEVEVEEEDEEEDEDVLECDPKKLAELEE; this is translated from the exons AGGACTGGGGTGATGGGTGTCGTGCAGAAGGTCAACCCGTTCAAGTCTACCTCCCAG gCACCCTCCACTGTCAACAAAGCTCCTTCTGAGTCACTGCAACAGGCTGCTGCCCCAGACTCCACACAG AACCCTGGTATGCTGAAAGGGGTCATGCAGAAGGTCAACCCGTTCAAGTCCGCCTCACAG GTCTCATCTGCAGACAGTCGAGCTGCTTCCTCGGAGTCACTGGAACAGGGAAGTGTTGCTGACTCTGCGCAGGTTCAG aaCCCTGGGATGTTGAAAGGCGTCATACAGAAAGTAAACCCCTTCAAGTCAAGTTCTGCACAG GTGTCAAAGGAGGATCCTCAAAATGACTCTGCAGACCCACAAGAGGCTGGGAAACTTGAAGGCAAACAG AACCCAGGGATGTTCGTAGGGATGATGCAGAAAGTCAACCCCTTCAAATCCTCCTCACAGCCACAG GACACTCGGTCCATACACAGCGATCTCTCCTCCAGTGGCGGAAGCTTGGCAGACAATAACAATGTGCCGGAGAAGCAG AACCCAGGGATGTTCAAAGGGATGATGCAGAAAGTAAATCCGTTCAAGTCTTCCACACAG ATGCCAAAGGAGGATTGTCAGACAGACTCTGCTGATCTCCAAACAGGCTCCTCGGTCAAGATGCAG GACACCCAGTCGCTTCACAGTGACCACTCCTCCAGCTCTGGCAGCTTGGATGACAGCACCATAGACAGACAT ACGATTTGGTACGCCGACACTGAAGCCAGCTGTGAAGTGAAAAGCCAGCCACCTGtggcagagaagaagagattTGGG ACTTTCAGAATAAGGAGGATTCTCCCCGGTGCATTGTTCAGCTCTGGAACCAAG GACTCCACCAAAGCATCATCTGACTCTCAGCCCTCGCCTCAG GAGGAGGCAGTAGAAGTCCAAGTGCTAGAGATGGCTGAAGTACCGGTGCCCAGTGAAGGAGCAGCTCTGGACCCTCTAGAA GATGAAGATGGCCTTCTGTCATGGTGGAGAACAGTCGAGG GCTGGGATGAGTGGAATGAGTCAAACCAGGCAGAGGAGGCTGAAGT TGTGGTGGAGGCAGCAGCTGATCGTGTCTTCATGGCGGCTCGTCTCTTCGTCCGCCTGTTCAACCAGCGCGGCGCCTCTCTCCAGCAGCGCATCCTCGAGCTCCTGGCTGTGGCCGACTCAGCCGACGCGTTCCACAAGAAAACCGTCACGGCCAGCGTCGGCGGCGGGGTGGCCAGCGTCGCGGGGTCCGTCACCACCATCACGGGCCTGATCCTGGCCCCCTTCACCATGGGAACGTCGCTCATCGTCACGGCGGTCGGCATCGGCGTAGCGACAGCCGGAGGGGTGACATCGGCCTCAGCCAACATCACGGACACGGTCCATTCAAAGACGGACCGCAAAAAGGTGGAGAAGATGATCCAAGACTACCAGGAGGAGATAAATGACATCAAGGAGTGTCTGGAGTTTTTGCAG GAGGGTATGGAGACCCTTGAGGAGTGGGACTTTGAGGCTTACTGTGAGAGCATCTCGAAAAAACACCTCAACCAGAACGTCAAGCACGTAATGAAGGAGGGTGGCCGTGCAGGCAAGGCTTTAATGATCAACACGGAGAGCCTGATCAACACTGTGCAGGTCCTCAGCGTGGCCGGCGGTGCCGCTAAAGCTGCCCAGGTGATGAGCGTCACCACCGGCGTCATGTCAGGTCTGTTTCTGGCTCTCGACGTCTTCTTCCTGGCAAAGGATTCCATGGAGCTGAAAAAGGGCGCCAGGACGGACTTCGCCGCCAAGATCCGAGATGTGTGTAAGGAACTGCAGGACGGTCTGCTGGAGCTGAACCGCATTaaagaggagctgcagaaaaCCATGGACGGGATAGAggtggaagtggaggaggaggatgaggaggaggatgaagatgtgcTGGAGTGTGATCCTAAGAAACTTGCCGAGCTTGAAGAGTGA